A single region of the Plantactinospora soyae genome encodes:
- a CDS encoding glycosyl hydrolase has product MNRPHRPGHRLVALAAAAAAIIAVTLAAPTGAGADPLGAGSYTTVRPAGAAGPSGCADIGTNPRRYVTANAPAGAVPTNDWWSSLLFKRTECAYSVPLHAHPMAFQPAAGGLGVGYTTTPTVSGTPTTVGEYHFPYSTEFTLGVTGLNSPDVKVDGWSDWTVSPYWSDGARTLRATIGHGLPFVYAQVTGGNAQLGFGATPTVWSNSGARIGFTVRGHDYVAYAPTGASWTVTGNTVTSTLAGRGYFSVALLPTTGSTSAADRAALADSYGRYAHAHITGTRVDWRFDQASSTVHATYGLTTTAREGSERNTVVSLYPHQWKNLSGGTPIAQTYVSPRGPLRTLVGVGSFGTAIRYSGVLPEVPAVATSSGADLATLGGYLDQVATGDPLAGFGNDTYWTGKGLGRAARLAEIADQLGRTGQRDLLLNAIRTRLTDWFTASSGETGRLFHYDRAWGTLVGYPASYGSDQELNDHHFHYGYYIAAAATLAKFDPAWAATDRYGSMVNLLIRDANGIDRADSMFPFLRDFDIFAGHDWASGHGSFGAGNNQESSSEGMNFASALIQWGLATGNTAVRDAGLFIYTTQAQAIQEYWFDSANQNFPSAFGHSTVGMVWGDGGAYATWFSGEPEMIQGINMLPITGGSLYLGYRPDYVTTNWNELVTNNGGPPTVWQDVLWSFQALANPDSALASFRANPGYPQEEGESRAHTFHWLRNLTALGQVDTTVTANTPLYAVFNRSGARTYVASNITRSPVTVTFSDGRTLTVPAGRTATTGAYTWSGGSAGGGTPNPTPTPTPTPTPTPTATPTPTPTGPPTTGNRLYVRSGGALAGTAGGGAGSVTVAAANGNHDGTPNNPVTHRVCGLTGTYTGGGATNFALHVDAGTAVGAGVQARISYDFTGSGSYGRVETYSYFATDPVTGTEAYTQAAGVRAVAGSFAAMTGGCVRLEVWNAIGSVPTTLRVDATAVQGAQSTVTVPFTLSG; this is encoded by the coding sequence ATGAACCGTCCCCACCGGCCAGGCCACCGCCTGGTCGCGCTCGCCGCTGCGGCCGCCGCCATCATCGCGGTCACGCTCGCCGCCCCGACCGGTGCGGGCGCCGACCCGCTCGGCGCCGGCAGCTACACCACCGTCCGCCCGGCCGGCGCCGCCGGCCCGTCCGGCTGTGCTGACATCGGCACCAACCCCCGGCGGTACGTCACCGCGAACGCACCGGCCGGAGCCGTCCCGACCAACGACTGGTGGTCGTCGCTGCTGTTCAAGCGCACCGAGTGTGCCTACTCGGTACCGCTGCACGCGCACCCGATGGCGTTCCAACCGGCGGCCGGCGGGCTCGGCGTCGGATACACCACCACGCCCACCGTCTCCGGAACCCCGACCACGGTCGGCGAGTACCACTTTCCGTACAGCACCGAGTTCACCCTCGGGGTGACCGGGCTGAACTCGCCCGACGTCAAGGTGGACGGCTGGTCCGACTGGACCGTCTCGCCGTACTGGTCGGATGGCGCGCGTACGCTGCGGGCCACCATCGGGCACGGACTGCCGTTCGTCTACGCCCAGGTCACCGGGGGCAACGCCCAGCTCGGCTTCGGCGCGACGCCCACGGTCTGGAGCAACAGCGGCGCCCGGATCGGCTTCACGGTACGCGGCCACGACTACGTCGCGTACGCCCCGACGGGTGCGAGCTGGACGGTCACCGGTAACACCGTCACCTCCACACTCGCCGGCCGGGGCTACTTCTCCGTTGCCCTGCTCCCCACCACCGGAAGCACCTCGGCCGCAGACCGGGCCGCCCTGGCCGACAGCTACGGCCGGTACGCCCACGCGCACATCACCGGCACCCGGGTCGACTGGCGCTTCGACCAGGCGAGCAGCACGGTGCACGCGACCTACGGACTGACCACCACCGCCCGGGAGGGCAGCGAACGCAACACCGTCGTCTCGCTCTACCCGCACCAGTGGAAGAACCTGTCCGGCGGTACCCCGATCGCCCAGACGTACGTCTCGCCGCGCGGCCCGCTGCGTACCCTGGTCGGGGTCGGCTCCTTCGGCACCGCGATCCGTTACTCCGGGGTGCTGCCCGAGGTGCCCGCCGTGGCCACCTCCAGCGGCGCGGACCTGGCCACCCTCGGCGGCTACCTGGACCAGGTGGCCACCGGCGACCCGCTGGCCGGCTTCGGCAACGACACCTACTGGACCGGCAAGGGGTTGGGCCGGGCCGCCCGGCTCGCCGAGATCGCCGACCAACTCGGCCGGACCGGCCAGCGGGACCTGCTGCTGAACGCGATCCGGACCCGGCTGACCGACTGGTTCACCGCCTCCTCCGGCGAGACCGGACGGCTGTTCCACTACGACCGGGCCTGGGGGACCCTGGTCGGCTACCCGGCGTCGTACGGGTCGGACCAGGAACTCAACGACCACCACTTCCACTACGGCTACTACATCGCCGCCGCCGCGACCCTGGCCAAGTTCGATCCCGCCTGGGCCGCCACCGACCGGTACGGAAGCATGGTCAACCTGCTGATCCGGGACGCGAACGGCATCGACCGGGCCGATTCGATGTTCCCGTTCCTGCGGGACTTCGACATCTTCGCCGGGCACGACTGGGCCTCCGGGCACGGCTCGTTCGGCGCCGGCAACAACCAGGAGTCCTCCTCGGAGGGGATGAACTTCGCCAGCGCGTTGATCCAGTGGGGACTGGCCACCGGCAACACCGCCGTCCGGGACGCCGGCCTGTTCATCTACACCACCCAGGCACAGGCGATCCAGGAGTACTGGTTCGACTCCGCCAACCAGAACTTCCCGTCCGCGTTCGGGCACAGCACCGTCGGGATGGTCTGGGGCGACGGCGGGGCGTACGCGACCTGGTTCAGCGGCGAGCCGGAGATGATCCAGGGCATCAACATGCTGCCGATCACCGGTGGCTCGCTCTACCTCGGCTACCGGCCGGACTACGTCACGACGAACTGGAACGAACTCGTCACCAACAACGGCGGACCGCCAACGGTCTGGCAGGACGTGCTCTGGTCGTTCCAGGCACTGGCCAACCCCGATTCCGCGCTGGCCAGCTTCCGGGCCAATCCCGGGTACCCGCAGGAGGAGGGGGAGAGCCGGGCACACACCTTCCACTGGCTGCGTAACCTCACGGCGCTGGGCCAGGTCGACACCACGGTCACCGCCAACACCCCGCTCTACGCCGTCTTCAACCGGAGCGGGGCGCGCACGTACGTGGCGTCGAACATCACCCGCAGCCCGGTCACGGTGACCTTCTCCGACGGCCGGACCCTGACCGTGCCGGCGGGCCGTACCGCCACCACCGGGGCGTACACCTGGAGCGGGGGAAGTGCCGGTGGCGGGACGCCGAACCCGACGCCCACCCCCACGCCGACACCCACTCCCACTCCCACGGCGACTCCGACGCCGACCCCGACCGGGCCGCCGACCACCGGTAACCGGCTCTACGTCCGCTCCGGCGGTGCCCTGGCCGGTACGGCGGGCGGCGGCGCGGGCTCGGTCACCGTCGCCGCCGCGAACGGCAACCACGACGGCACCCCGAACAACCCGGTCACGCACCGGGTCTGCGGGCTGACCGGGACGTACACCGGGGGCGGGGCGACGAACTTCGCCCTGCACGTCGACGCCGGGACCGCCGTCGGGGCCGGGGTGCAGGCCCGGATCTCGTACGACTTCACCGGCTCGGGCAGCTACGGCCGGGTGGAGACGTACTCGTACTTCGCCACCGATCCGGTGACCGGTACCGAGGCCTACACACAGGCCGCCGGGGTACGTGCCGTCGCGGGCAGCTTCGCCGCGATGACCGGCGGCTGCGTACGCCTGGAGGTCTGGAACGCGATCGGGTCGGTGCCGACCACGCTGCGGGTCGACGCGACCGCCGTCCAGGGAGCCCAGTCGACCGTCACCGTTCCGTTCACCCTCTCCGGCTGA
- a CDS encoding phosphotransferase, translated as MLTPPDGLPEDALRTTLRQEWGLDVAALAYRPVGFGSHHWEAVDIGQVRWFVTVDELEVKRHVLDEPLDTPFDRLRAALGTTARLREHGHPYVVAPVPTRDGAPLARLSDRFGVSLYPYVEGQSFEWGEFATATQRNAVLDLVVALHTTPEELRAAALADDFAIAHRDELESSLDGAGDVDGLGPYARPAADLLVEYAAPVRRLLARYDALVSTARTEPSRTVLTHGEPHPGNVMRVGDDWLLIDWETVLLAPPERDLWILSAGDDSVLGAYADATGTIPLAPVLELYRIRWHLADIAFEVSRFRSPHSGDAGDDESWKVLRSVLEHIATEPAGTN; from the coding sequence GTGCTGACACCACCGGACGGCCTGCCCGAGGATGCCCTTCGGACCACACTCAGGCAGGAGTGGGGGCTCGACGTCGCCGCGCTGGCGTACCGGCCGGTCGGCTTCGGCAGCCACCATTGGGAAGCCGTCGACATCGGACAGGTCCGGTGGTTCGTGACCGTCGACGAGCTGGAGGTCAAGCGGCACGTGCTGGACGAGCCGCTCGACACGCCGTTCGACCGGCTCCGTGCCGCCCTGGGCACCACCGCGCGGCTCCGGGAGCACGGCCACCCGTACGTCGTGGCCCCCGTCCCGACCCGCGACGGCGCACCGCTGGCCCGGCTCTCCGACCGGTTCGGCGTGTCGCTCTACCCGTACGTCGAGGGGCAGAGCTTCGAGTGGGGCGAGTTCGCCACCGCGACACAGCGGAACGCCGTACTCGATCTCGTCGTCGCCCTGCACACGACTCCGGAGGAACTCCGCGCTGCCGCCCTGGCGGACGACTTCGCCATCGCGCACCGGGACGAGTTGGAGTCGAGCCTGGACGGCGCTGGAGATGTCGACGGCCTCGGCCCGTACGCCCGGCCCGCCGCGGACCTGCTCGTCGAGTACGCGGCACCGGTCCGGCGGCTGCTCGCCCGCTACGACGCACTCGTCAGCACCGCCCGCACCGAGCCGTCCCGGACGGTCCTCACCCACGGGGAGCCACATCCCGGCAACGTGATGCGGGTCGGCGACGACTGGCTGCTGATCGACTGGGAGACGGTCCTGCTGGCACCGCCCGAACGCGACCTGTGGATCCTGAGTGCGGGCGACGATTCGGTCCTCGGCGCGTACGCCGACGCGACCGGCACGATTCCGCTGGCCCCGGTGCTGGAGCTGTACCGCATCCGCTGGCATCTCGCCGACATCGCATTCGAGGTCAGCCGCTTCCGGAGCCCGCACAGCGGGGACGCGGGCGACGACGAGTCGTGGAAGGTCCTGCGCTCCGTACTCGAACACATCGCCACCGAGCCGGCCGGAACGAACTGA
- a CDS encoding NUDIX hydrolase: MTSVPDHETYRRRAARVLLLDAAGRVLLLRCLLDPEHPDAGHCWAVPGGGVDDGESLRQAAARELHEEVGLLVDPDELGEPVALTTGYANLGWAEGLFRDDFFCLRVDTHVVDTSAMEPLERGSHAGYRWWPVDELASTDEIVYPYELAPLLADLLVGSHQGQPVELPWHH, from the coding sequence ATGACATCGGTCCCCGACCACGAGACGTACCGGCGCCGAGCCGCCCGGGTGCTGCTGCTCGACGCCGCCGGCCGGGTCCTGTTGCTGCGATGCCTGCTGGATCCCGAGCATCCTGACGCGGGCCACTGCTGGGCAGTCCCCGGCGGTGGCGTCGACGACGGCGAATCCCTGCGCCAGGCGGCGGCCCGGGAACTCCACGAGGAGGTCGGTCTGTTGGTCGATCCCGACGAACTGGGTGAGCCCGTGGCACTGACGACCGGGTACGCGAATCTCGGTTGGGCCGAAGGACTCTTCCGGGACGACTTTTTCTGCCTCAGGGTGGACACCCACGTCGTCGACACCAGTGCGATGGAACCACTCGAACGCGGCAGCCACGCCGGGTACCGGTGGTGGCCGGTCGACGAGCTGGCCTCGACCGACGAGATCGTGTACCCGTACGAACTCGCCCCGCTCCTCGCCGACCTGCTGGTTGGCAGCCACCAGGGTCAGCCGGTCGAGTTGCCCTGGCACCACTGA
- a CDS encoding RyR domain-containing protein: MPESNLGEPPRAPTKSVLRLTFALAGVVAFVCGYVGLHQHLSSSTEYGHTPFDLFYYDLQLFVLGAPPLDGGGPFPPLLDIARFAAPAVTAYAVVEACRLLFATELRRLRDRNARGHVIVCGDGLVADTLTRRLRAAGRRVVTVRSDVATVSGGGGVARAARDPSVLHGAGISRARAVYACTDDSATNAAIGLAAARHGRSPLSVYAQVSDPELCLALQARHLGLARQPGARLDFFNIDDLAARKLLTEEPLIAVAGRPPRVVILGATAFGRAVLVELARRWRVRDPHGARMIPLALVDESATEVAAQLTHRYPFLARVCRIIPLDGGLTDLPQRLPRIGFPLPPDRVFICYDDEEQALKTALTAEQLWHGGPGSMVVRLDRLANLQEAFGSGQGIGVLDDLSGALRLYGVVHAACDPALIGDDLVERLARVIHESYVVARRRHGEQPGTNPSLVPWEELSEPLRRANREQAKDIGRKLRELGCALSPRVGPGDEHALAEPEIERLAILEHQRWLAAQQAHGWQYAADRDDARRLHPALSPWEDLREDLRERNHEAVRQLPGILADAGFRIVRVGQA; the protein is encoded by the coding sequence GTGCCAGAAAGCAACCTCGGCGAGCCGCCCCGGGCTCCGACCAAGAGCGTGCTCAGGCTGACCTTCGCGCTCGCCGGGGTGGTCGCCTTCGTCTGCGGCTACGTCGGGCTCCATCAGCACCTGTCCAGCTCCACCGAGTACGGCCACACCCCGTTCGACCTGTTCTACTACGACCTCCAGCTCTTCGTACTCGGCGCCCCGCCACTGGACGGAGGGGGACCGTTTCCCCCGCTGCTGGACATCGCCCGGTTCGCGGCGCCGGCCGTCACCGCGTACGCCGTGGTGGAAGCCTGCCGGCTGCTGTTCGCCACCGAACTGCGGCGGCTGCGGGACCGGAACGCGCGCGGGCACGTGATCGTCTGCGGGGACGGCCTGGTGGCGGACACCCTGACCCGCCGGCTCCGGGCCGCCGGCCGGCGGGTGGTGACCGTACGCTCGGACGTCGCGACGGTGTCCGGGGGCGGCGGGGTGGCCCGGGCCGCCCGGGATCCCAGCGTGCTGCACGGTGCGGGGATCAGCCGGGCCCGGGCCGTCTACGCCTGCACCGACGACAGCGCCACCAACGCGGCGATCGGACTGGCGGCGGCCCGGCACGGCCGCTCCCCGCTGTCCGTCTACGCCCAGGTCAGCGACCCCGAACTCTGCCTCGCCCTACAGGCCCGGCATCTCGGGCTGGCCCGGCAGCCCGGCGCTCGGCTGGACTTCTTCAACATCGACGACCTGGCCGCCCGGAAGCTGCTCACCGAGGAACCGCTGATCGCCGTGGCCGGCCGGCCACCCCGGGTGGTGATCCTCGGCGCCACCGCGTTCGGCCGGGCGGTGCTGGTCGAGCTGGCCCGTCGCTGGCGGGTACGCGACCCGCACGGCGCCCGGATGATCCCGCTGGCCCTGGTCGACGAGTCGGCGACCGAGGTGGCCGCCCAGCTGACCCACCGCTATCCGTTCCTGGCCCGGGTCTGCCGGATCATTCCGCTCGACGGTGGGCTCACCGACCTGCCCCAGCGGCTGCCCCGGATCGGCTTCCCGCTGCCGCCGGACCGGGTCTTCATCTGTTACGACGACGAGGAGCAGGCGCTCAAGACCGCGCTGACCGCCGAGCAGCTGTGGCACGGGGGTCCCGGCTCGATGGTCGTCCGGTTGGACCGGCTGGCCAACCTGCAGGAGGCGTTCGGCAGCGGACAGGGGATCGGCGTCCTCGACGACCTCTCCGGGGCACTCCGGCTCTACGGCGTGGTGCACGCCGCGTGTGACCCGGCGCTGATCGGGGACGACCTGGTCGAACGGTTGGCGCGGGTGATCCACGAGAGCTACGTGGTGGCCCGCCGCCGGCATGGCGAGCAGCCCGGTACCAACCCGTCGCTGGTGCCGTGGGAGGAACTCTCGGAGCCGCTGCGGCGGGCCAACCGGGAACAGGCAAAGGACATCGGACGCAAGCTGCGCGAGCTGGGCTGTGCCCTGTCACCCCGGGTCGGGCCGGGCGACGAACACGCCCTGGCGGAGCCGGAGATCGAACGGCTGGCGATCCTGGAGCACCAGCGCTGGCTGGCGGCGCAGCAGGCCCACGGCTGGCAGTACGCCGCCGACCGCGACGACGCACGCCGCCTGCACCCGGCGTTGAGCCCCTGGGAAGATCTACGGGAGGATCTACGGGAGCGTAACCACGAGGCGGTCCGGCAGTTGCCGGGCATCCTGGCCGACGCCGGCTTCAGGATCGTCCGGGTCGGGCAGGCGTAA
- a CDS encoding ArsR/SmtB family transcription factor, whose amino-acid sequence MIRIWLGPEDIARTRIAPAPLPLHEVFVSLAAQRTGTGPKPVGGPELLRWLGDLRDSGPTPAGRWASPDPNGEPPAERGRGPGRPHSANLLAPLPEDRNLEGALEWLLTTSVGRVRSLAAAVRAYYDRWVADELSAWESVVRLDVNERSRALATGGVEALLALLDPWATWRNPVLSVGSTVEVDLRPGGAGLLLVPSVFARHLWVGGQPESVVLVYPVRRPRPAEHRTAGHRPVPAYALGVAAASGDPLTALLGRSRAAVLRAALVGANTTDLARRAGISMPSASQHASVLRDAGLLRTTRHGKAAHHTLTPLARALLTGNDAVSRR is encoded by the coding sequence ATGATCCGGATCTGGTTGGGCCCCGAGGACATCGCCCGAACCCGGATCGCTCCCGCACCCCTGCCGCTGCACGAGGTCTTCGTCAGCCTCGCCGCGCAACGGACCGGAACCGGACCGAAGCCGGTCGGTGGGCCGGAACTTCTCCGCTGGCTGGGCGACCTGCGCGATTCCGGCCCCACCCCGGCCGGCCGGTGGGCGTCCCCGGACCCGAACGGCGAACCGCCGGCCGAGCGTGGGCGCGGGCCGGGCCGTCCGCACTCCGCCAACCTGCTCGCCCCGTTGCCTGAGGACCGCAACCTGGAAGGGGCACTGGAGTGGCTGCTCACCACCTCGGTGGGTCGGGTACGGAGCCTCGCGGCGGCGGTCCGCGCCTACTACGACCGGTGGGTGGCCGATGAGCTGTCGGCCTGGGAGTCGGTCGTCCGGCTCGACGTCAACGAACGCAGCCGGGCCCTGGCCACCGGTGGGGTGGAGGCACTGCTCGCCCTGCTCGACCCCTGGGCGACCTGGCGGAATCCGGTGCTCAGTGTCGGCTCCACCGTCGAGGTCGACCTGCGGCCGGGCGGCGCCGGACTGTTGCTGGTGCCGTCGGTCTTCGCCCGCCACCTGTGGGTGGGCGGCCAACCCGAGTCGGTCGTCCTGGTCTACCCGGTCCGGCGCCCCCGCCCCGCTGAGCACCGCACCGCAGGGCACCGGCCGGTACCGGCGTACGCCCTCGGGGTCGCCGCGGCCTCCGGCGATCCGCTCACCGCGCTGCTCGGCCGGTCCCGGGCCGCGGTGCTCCGCGCCGCACTGGTCGGCGCGAACACCACCGACCTGGCCCGGCGGGCCGGGATCAGCATGCCGTCGGCGTCACAGCACGCCAGCGTGCTGCGTGACGCCGGGCTGTTGCGGACGACCAGGCACGGCAAGGCGGCCCATCACACGCTCACCCCGCTGGCCCGCGCCCTGCTCACCGGAAACGACGCGGTCAGCCGGCGGTGA
- a CDS encoding helix-turn-helix transcriptional regulator produces the protein MTEEVMAMAEIADFLGISRQRANALAEREDFPAPIAHLTVGRVWASKDVRAWAAKRRKDLEGEHG, from the coding sequence GTGACCGAGGAAGTGATGGCGATGGCTGAGATTGCCGACTTCCTTGGCATCTCTCGGCAGCGAGCTAACGCCCTGGCGGAGCGGGAGGACTTCCCCGCGCCGATCGCACACCTGACGGTTGGCCGCGTCTGGGCAAGCAAGGATGTTCGAGCGTGGGCCGCCAAGCGCCGTAAGGATCTTGAAGGCGAACACGGCTAA
- a CDS encoding SigE family RNA polymerase sigma factor produces the protein MRTDGENEYREYVTARLPALHRTAYLLCGDAHRADDIVQTTIIALYRHWRRARAADNIDAYVRRMLVRKYLDEQRGPWARVRLMFDPPDRPTVPNGSVEDRDVLSALLGELPAAQRAVLVLRFYSDLSVEEVAAVLRCSTGNVKSHTSRGLAALRRHLAVGQSSAAGN, from the coding sequence ATGCGCACCGATGGTGAGAACGAGTACCGGGAGTACGTCACCGCGCGGCTGCCCGCCCTGCACCGGACCGCGTACCTGTTGTGCGGGGACGCGCACCGCGCCGACGACATCGTGCAGACCACGATCATCGCCCTGTACCGGCACTGGCGCCGGGCGAGGGCGGCCGACAACATCGACGCGTACGTCCGCCGGATGCTGGTCCGCAAGTACCTCGACGAGCAGCGGGGCCCCTGGGCGCGGGTACGGCTGATGTTCGATCCACCGGATCGTCCGACGGTGCCGAACGGCAGTGTCGAGGACCGGGACGTCCTCAGCGCGCTGCTCGGTGAGCTGCCGGCCGCGCAACGGGCGGTTCTGGTGCTGCGCTTCTACTCCGATCTGTCGGTCGAGGAGGTCGCGGCGGTACTCAGGTGCTCCACCGGCAACGTCAAGAGCCACACCTCCCGAGGGCTGGCGGCGCTCCGGCGTCATCTCGCCGTCGGACAGTCCAGCGCGGCCGGCAACTGA
- a CDS encoding peptide ABC transporter substrate-binding protein, producing MPVRRRVTWSAMALAVVLAVTACSDDGGEPSPADGNGIVRIGLVEPQHLIPSNATESAGAQVIAALFTPLVDFDGEKKPFEVAAESIESSDNKLWTVKLKGGYTFHNGEPVTADSYINAWNHAAYGPNGNGGAYFFGQIDGYDDLQSTDPDGDGPQKAPEPKAKKLTGLQKVDELTFTITLSGPFAEFESVLGYHVFSPLPAAAWASDGVLKDGFEEALIGNGPFKMKGTWQHDSRIEVERYDAHPGTKPKIGGVVFQIYQALTADYADLVAGNNDVTKTIPTEHLASAPGDLGDRFKKSPLSSFQFLAFPTFQQEFAKPEVRKAISMAIDRDEIVKTIFKDSQTSARAFVSPAVAGARPDTCGEACVFDPAKAKAAYQAAGGPNRLQISYNGDGGHRDWIDATCNQLTNNLGVECVGTAETRFADLLTKVEEKTPVGMFRLGWSMDYPSMQNYLGPLYSTGGSSNYYGYSNPEFDRLVEEGVAAPNQDEAIKKYQQAEEILAREIPVIPLRFGQNNFGHSTRVGNVELDLFGQVDLLKIEVSG from the coding sequence ATGCCGGTGCGCAGACGTGTCACCTGGAGCGCGATGGCACTCGCCGTCGTACTCGCCGTCACGGCGTGCAGCGACGACGGCGGGGAGCCGAGTCCTGCGGACGGCAACGGCATCGTCCGGATCGGTCTGGTCGAACCGCAGCACCTGATCCCGTCGAACGCCACCGAGAGCGCCGGGGCACAGGTGATCGCCGCCCTCTTCACACCCCTTGTCGACTTCGACGGGGAGAAGAAGCCGTTCGAGGTGGCCGCCGAGTCGATCGAGTCGTCGGACAACAAACTCTGGACGGTGAAACTGAAAGGCGGTTACACCTTCCACAATGGCGAGCCGGTGACCGCCGACAGCTACATCAACGCCTGGAACCACGCGGCGTACGGGCCGAACGGCAACGGCGGGGCGTACTTCTTCGGGCAGATCGACGGGTACGACGACCTCCAGTCGACCGATCCGGACGGTGATGGTCCACAGAAGGCACCGGAGCCCAAGGCGAAGAAGCTCACCGGCCTGCAGAAGGTCGACGAGCTGACCTTCACCATCACCCTGTCGGGACCGTTCGCGGAGTTCGAGTCGGTGCTCGGCTACCACGTCTTCTCCCCGCTGCCGGCCGCCGCCTGGGCCTCCGACGGCGTGTTGAAGGACGGCTTCGAGGAAGCGCTGATCGGCAACGGACCGTTCAAGATGAAGGGGACCTGGCAGCACGATTCCAGAATCGAGGTCGAGCGGTACGACGCGCACCCCGGCACCAAGCCGAAGATCGGCGGCGTGGTGTTCCAGATCTACCAGGCATTGACGGCCGACTACGCCGATCTGGTCGCCGGAAACAACGACGTGACCAAGACCATTCCGACCGAACACCTGGCCAGCGCGCCGGGCGATCTCGGTGACCGGTTCAAGAAGAGCCCGTTGTCGTCCTTCCAGTTCCTGGCCTTCCCGACCTTCCAGCAGGAGTTCGCGAAACCGGAGGTCCGCAAGGCCATCTCGATGGCGATCGACCGGGACGAGATCGTCAAGACCATCTTCAAGGACTCGCAGACCTCGGCCCGCGCGTTCGTGTCACCGGCGGTGGCCGGGGCCCGGCCGGACACCTGCGGCGAGGCGTGCGTCTTCGATCCGGCGAAGGCGAAGGCGGCGTACCAGGCGGCCGGTGGGCCGAACCGGTTGCAGATCTCGTACAACGGCGACGGTGGGCACCGGGACTGGATCGACGCCACCTGTAACCAGCTCACCAACAATCTCGGGGTGGAGTGCGTCGGCACGGCCGAGACGAGGTTCGCCGACCTGCTGACCAAGGTCGAGGAGAAGACGCCGGTCGGGATGTTCCGGCTGGGCTGGTCGATGGACTACCCGTCGATGCAGAACTATCTCGGACCGCTCTACAGCACCGGCGGATCGTCGAACTACTACGGCTACAGCAACCCGGAGTTCGACCGGCTGGTCGAGGAGGGTGTCGCGGCGCCCAACCAGGACGAGGCGATCAAGAAGTACCAGCAGGCCGAGGAGATCCTCGCCCGGGAGATACCGGTGATCCCGCTCCGCTTCGGACAGAACAACTTCGGTCACTCGACCCGGGTCGGCAACGTCGAACTGGACCTGTTCGGTCAGGTCGACCTGTTGAAGATCGAGGTCAGCGGCTGA